One segment of Pan paniscus chromosome 20, NHGRI_mPanPan1-v2.0_pri, whole genome shotgun sequence DNA contains the following:
- the LOC129394836 gene encoding histo-blood group ABO system transferase 2-like, with protein MVILQVQSYAHWQDITRHRMEVISNFSQQHFLGEVDYLVCADVDMKFNNRVGVEILSSLFATIHPGFCGFHRDTFAYECQPQSQAHFPEGEGDFYYIGVLFGGSVLEVYRLIMACHQVMMIDQANHIEALWHDESHLNKYLLNHKPTLP; from the coding sequence ATGGTCATCCTCCAGGTCCAGAGCTATGCCCACTGGCAGGACATCACCAGGCACCGCATGGAGGTGATCAGCAACTTTTCCCAGCAGCACTTCCTCGGGGAGGTGGATTACCTTGTGTGTGCAGATGTGGACATGAAGTTCAACAACCGTGTGGGTGTGGAGATCCTCTCTTCCCTGTTTGCCACTATCCATCCTGGCTTCTGTGGGTTCCATCGGGACACCTTTGCCTATGAATGCCAGCCTCAGTCCCAAGCCCATTTTCCTGAGGGTGAAGGGGACTTTTATTATATAGGGGTCTTATTTGGTGGGTCAGTGCTGGAGGTTTACAGGCTGATCatggcctgtcaccaggtgatGATGATTGACCAAGCCAACCACATCGAGGCCCTGTGGCATGACGAAAGCCACTTAAACAAGTACCTGCTTAACCACAAACCCACTCTCCCTTGA